Proteins encoded within one genomic window of Lactococcus garvieae:
- a CDS encoding VOC family protein, giving the protein MVKSKVTPFITLNGKAKEAMTFYAEVLPDTKVTRMDFYRDSPDFAAVEEELVLYGCLSVKGAEVFFLDMQKEYAAPMPNWSSSLYLECDSETEFDQIFAALSVEGTVMMGPEAVGNIRKCAWITDKFGITWQPVWE; this is encoded by the coding sequence ATGGTTAAATCGAAAGTTACGCCTTTTATTACTCTGAATGGTAAAGCGAAGGAAGCCATGACTTTTTATGCCGAAGTTTTACCAGATACAAAAGTTACACGGATGGATTTTTACCGAGACAGTCCAGATTTTGCCGCAGTAGAAGAAGAGCTTGTTTTATACGGGTGCTTGTCCGTCAAGGGAGCAGAAGTCTTTTTCTTAGATATGCAAAAAGAATACGCTGCCCCAATGCCAAACTGGTCCAGCTCTCTCTATCTTGAATGTGATTCTGAAACTGAATTTGACCAAATCTTTGCTGCTCTATCGGTGGAAGGCACAGTAATGATGGGGCCAGAAGCAGTAGGCAATATTCGGAAATGTGCTTGGATTACAGATAAATTTGGGATTACGTGGCAGCCAGTCTGGGAGTAA
- a CDS encoding purine-nucleoside phosphorylase translates to MDLKMMLAETTDYLKAQGVGAIDVALILGSGLGELAGEIKNPVTIKYETIPHFPVSTVVGHAGQLVYGDLSGKKVIAMQGRFHFYEGNTMDVVTYPVRVFSALGTPSIIVTNAAGGVNENFAPGDLMIITDHINFTGTNPLIGTNNDEIGPRFPDMSQAYDKAYQELAKETAAEMSEKVQEGVYMGFTGPTYETPAEIHMARTMGASAVGMSTVPEVIVAVHSGMRVLGISCITNLAAGMQSELNHAEVVETTERVKETFKTLVKNVLVKM, encoded by the coding sequence ATGGATTTGAAAATGATGTTAGCGGAAACGACGGATTATCTCAAAGCGCAAGGTGTTGGTGCTATTGATGTGGCACTGATATTAGGCTCTGGTTTGGGAGAGTTGGCAGGAGAAATTAAGAACCCTGTAACGATTAAATATGAAACAATCCCTCACTTCCCTGTTTCCACAGTTGTGGGGCATGCTGGGCAGCTTGTATATGGTGATTTGTCTGGTAAAAAAGTTATTGCCATGCAAGGACGTTTCCACTTCTATGAAGGAAATACAATGGATGTAGTGACTTATCCTGTCCGAGTTTTCTCAGCTCTTGGTACGCCATCAATTATTGTTACTAACGCTGCAGGTGGAGTAAATGAAAACTTTGCACCTGGTGACTTGATGATTATCACAGACCACATCAACTTCACGGGAACAAATCCTTTAATCGGAACCAATAATGATGAAATTGGACCTCGTTTCCCCGATATGTCACAAGCTTACGATAAAGCTTATCAAGAACTTGCTAAAGAAACAGCAGCAGAAATGTCTGAAAAAGTTCAAGAAGGTGTTTATATGGGCTTCACAGGTCCTACCTATGAAACGCCTGCAGAAATCCATATGGCGCGGACGATGGGGGCTTCAGCTGTAGGTATGTCCACAGTGCCAGAAGTTATTGTTGCCGTACACTCAGGTATGCGTGTTCTTGGTATTTCATGTATTACTAACTTAGCAGCGGGTATGCAAAGCGAGCTTAACCACGCAGAAGTTGTAGAAACAACAGAACGTGTAAAAGAAACTTTTAAAACACTTGTTAAGAATGTTTTAGTAAAAATGTGA
- the deoD gene encoding purine-nucleoside phosphorylase — translation MSVHIEAKEGQIADKILLPGDPLRAKFIAENFLKDAQQFNSIRGMLGYTGVYKGHRISVMGTGMGMPSISIYANELITEYGVKKLIRVGTAGALNEEVHVRDLVIAQAAATTSNIIRNDWPQFDFPQIADFDLLDKAFHIAKNLGLPTHVGNVLSTDLFYSDIDTLAIGKLGVKAVEMEAAALYYLGAKHNVQTLGLMTVSDSLVTGESTSAEERQNTFTDMMKVGLETLII, via the coding sequence ATGTCAGTTCATATTGAAGCAAAAGAAGGGCAGATTGCCGATAAAATTCTTCTCCCAGGGGATCCACTTCGCGCTAAGTTTATTGCAGAAAACTTTCTTAAAGATGCCCAACAATTCAACAGCATTCGTGGTATGTTGGGCTATACAGGTGTCTATAAAGGACACCGTATCTCCGTGATGGGAACAGGCATGGGGATGCCTTCTATCTCAATCTATGCAAATGAATTAATCACGGAATATGGTGTAAAAAAATTGATACGTGTAGGCACGGCTGGCGCCTTGAATGAAGAAGTTCATGTCAGAGATTTAGTTATAGCACAGGCCGCAGCTACAACCTCAAACATCATAAGAAATGACTGGCCGCAGTTTGACTTTCCACAAATTGCTGATTTTGACTTATTAGATAAAGCCTTCCACATTGCTAAAAATTTGGGTCTGCCCACTCATGTAGGAAATGTACTTTCTACAGATCTTTTCTATAGTGATATTGATACACTTGCTATTGGTAAACTCGGTGTTAAAGCTGTGGAGATGGAGGCAGCGGCACTTTATTATTTGGGCGCTAAACACAATGTTCAGACTTTGGGACTTATGACCGTCTCCGATAGTTTGGTGACAGGAGAGTCAACAAGTGCGGAAGAACGTCAAAATACCTTTACTGACATGATGAAAGTGGGCTTAGAAACGCTTATTATTTGA
- a CDS encoding formate--tetrahydrofolate ligase, whose amino-acid sequence MKTDIEIAQECTMLPITEVAEKIGLSIDDIELYGKYKAKVPLDSLNKFESNKEGKLVLVTSINPTPAGEGKSTVTVGLADAFSRLNQKVMVALREPSLGPVMGIKGGATGGGYAQVLPMEDINLHFTGDIHAMTTANNAIAALLDNHIFQGNALNIDSRRVVWKRVLDMNDRELRHIVAGLGSVVNGIPREDGFDITVASEIMAVLCLATSLTDLKERLSRIVVAYTYDRQPVTVGDLEIEGAITVLLKDALKPNLAQTMEGTPVLVHGGPFANIAHGCNSVLATKTALQLADVTITEAGFGADLGGEKFLDIKTRQLGKTPDAIVIVATLRALKMHGGVAKTDLTHENVAAVTQGFANLKRHIKNMSSYGVPIIVAINQFASDTEAEIAELTKLTEAEGVAVSLTQVFEKGGAGGIDLAEKLTEMFTQETEEFHYLYDLEASVKEKIETVVTEIYGGSSVNFSAKATRQLKEIEANGWDKLPVCMAKTQYSFSDDPKLLAAPEGFEVTVRELVPKIGAGFIVALLGDVMTMPGLPKKPAALIMDIDEAGKITGLF is encoded by the coding sequence ATGAAAACAGATATCGAAATCGCACAAGAATGTACCATGCTGCCAATAACAGAAGTCGCTGAAAAGATCGGATTAAGTATTGATGATATCGAACTTTATGGAAAATACAAAGCCAAAGTTCCACTTGATAGCTTAAACAAATTTGAAAGCAACAAAGAGGGAAAACTTGTACTGGTTACATCGATTAATCCAACACCAGCTGGGGAAGGAAAATCTACAGTTACAGTTGGTTTAGCAGATGCTTTTTCTCGTTTAAATCAGAAAGTTATGGTTGCTTTGCGCGAGCCGTCATTAGGCCCTGTGATGGGAATTAAAGGTGGCGCGACCGGCGGAGGTTATGCCCAAGTTCTTCCGATGGAAGATATCAACCTTCATTTTACGGGTGATATTCATGCCATGACAACGGCCAATAATGCCATTGCAGCTCTTTTAGACAATCATATTTTCCAAGGAAATGCCCTTAATATTGATAGCCGTCGTGTAGTTTGGAAACGTGTTTTAGACATGAACGACCGTGAGCTGCGTCATATTGTGGCTGGTTTGGGAAGTGTCGTGAATGGTATTCCACGTGAAGATGGTTTCGATATTACTGTAGCCAGTGAGATTATGGCTGTCCTTTGCTTGGCTACTTCATTAACAGACTTGAAAGAACGCCTGTCACGCATTGTTGTAGCCTATACTTATGATCGCCAACCTGTGACCGTGGGAGATTTGGAAATTGAGGGTGCGATTACAGTATTGCTCAAAGATGCTCTTAAGCCAAACCTAGCACAAACTATGGAAGGAACGCCCGTTCTTGTACATGGAGGCCCTTTTGCTAATATTGCGCATGGCTGTAACTCTGTTTTGGCGACAAAAACCGCTTTACAGTTAGCAGATGTCACAATTACCGAAGCCGGCTTTGGGGCTGATCTTGGGGGAGAAAAATTCCTCGATATCAAAACGCGTCAGCTTGGGAAAACGCCCGATGCTATTGTTATTGTCGCGACGCTTCGTGCCTTGAAAATGCACGGTGGCGTGGCTAAAACAGATCTGACACACGAAAATGTAGCCGCTGTAACTCAAGGCTTTGCGAATCTGAAACGCCACATCAAAAACATGTCAAGCTATGGAGTGCCAATCATCGTTGCTATTAACCAATTTGCAAGCGATACAGAGGCTGAGATAGCCGAACTCACAAAACTTACAGAAGCCGAAGGTGTGGCAGTAAGCTTGACTCAAGTCTTTGAAAAAGGTGGAGCAGGCGGTATTGACTTAGCGGAAAAACTAACAGAAATGTTTACGCAAGAAACCGAGGAATTCCACTACCTTTATGATTTAGAAGCCTCTGTAAAGGAAAAGATAGAAACTGTTGTGACAGAAATTTATGGTGGAAGCTCAGTCAATTTTTCAGCAAAAGCGACACGTCAATTAAAAGAAATTGAGGCAAATGGTTGGGATAAATTACCTGTTTGTATGGCCAAAACACAATACTCATTTTCTGATGATCCGAAGTTACTTGCAGCGCCAGAAGGTTTTGAAGTCACTGTACGTGAGTTAGTACCTAAGATTGGTGCAGGTTTTATCGTCGCCCTACTTGGTGACGTCATGACAATGCCAGGGTTGCCAAAAAAACCAGCAGCCCTGATCATGGATATTGATGAAGCAGGTAAGATTACAGGTCTATTTTAA